The DNA sequence CGGCCCCGCCTTCACGTGGCCGGCCCCATCGTGCGCGGCCGCCCTCAGCGCACCGTGTCGAGCACCAGCACCGGGTACAGCTCCACCCAGCCTCCGGTCGGCACCATCGCGGCCAGCTCCCTCGCCTGCTCGGGCGTCGACGCCGTGAAGCTGTAGAAGCCGGTGACGACCTCCCGGGTCTCGCCGAACGGTCCGTCCGTGATGAGCGGGGAACCGCCCTCGCGGGGCGTGATCTTCGTCGCCTTGGTGATCGGCTGCAGGGCGCCGGTGGCGACGACCCGCTCACCGGCGGCGACAACGGCGTCCTGGAACGCCTTGTGGCCGGCCATGCCCGCCTGCCACTCCTCCGCCGTCATCGCCTCTGGGTCCCAGTCCGGCTCGCGGATGAGCAGAACGTACTCGTCGGACATCGTGGTCTCCTCACGTCATCAGGATGCCGTCCCGTCTGGGACGACACCCTTACGACGCAAGTCAACTGCCGAAATCGACAGCGCGACAACCTTTTCGTCGAGGGGCACGTAAACGCCCCTAAAACGCGGTTGTAGGGGCGTTTAGGTGCCCCTCGACGGAGATCAGGACTCGGTGATGTCGATCTCCTGCATCAGGTCGGCGTGGATCGCGACGCGGACCGTCTCGAGCAGGCCCTCCGGCACGCGCGAGTCGACGGTGAGCACGCTCAGCGCCTTGCCGCCGGCGGAGGTCCGCGCGATCTGCATGCCGGCGATGTTGATCTTCGCCTCGCCGAACTCGTGGCCGTAGACCGCGACGATGCCGGGGCGGTCGTCGTAGACCATGACGATCAGGTGCTCGGCGATCGGCACCTCCACGTCGTAGCCGTTGATCTCCACGACCTTCTCGATCTGCTTCGTGCCGGTGAGCGTGCCGGAGACCGACACCTGCGAGCCGTCGCTGAGCGCGCCGCGCAGGGTGATCAGGTTGCGGTACTCCTCGCTGACCGAGTCGGTGATCAGGCGGACCTCGATACCGCGCTGCTCGGCGAGCAGTGGCGCGTTCACGTACGACACCGTCTCCGAGACGATGTTGGTGAAGATGCCCTTGAGGGCCGCGAGCTTCAGGACGCTGACGTCGTAGTCGACGAGCTCGCCGCGGACCTCGACGTCGATGCTGGTCAGCGGGCTGTGCGCGAGGCCGGAGAACACCTGGCCGAGCTTCTCGACCAGCGGGATGCCGGGCCGCACGTACGGGTCGATGACGCCGCCGGCGACGTTGACCGCGTCGGGCACCAGCTCACCGGACAGCGCGAGTCGCACCGACTTCGCGACGGAGACGCCCGCCTTCTCCTGCGCCTCGTCGGTCGACGCGCCGAGGTGCGGCGTGACGACGACGTTCTCGAGCTCCAGCAGCGGCGAGTCCGTCGGAGGCTCGCTCACGAAGACGTCGAGGCCGGCTCCGGCGATGGTCTTCGTGCTCAGAGCGCGGTAGAGCGCGTCCTCGTCGATCAGGCCGCCGCGGGCGACGTTGACGACGAACGCCGTCGGCTTCATCTGCGCGAGCTGGTCGTCGGAGATCATCCCGGTGGTCTCCGGGGTCTTCGGCATGTGGATGGTGATGAAGTCCGCGTCGGTGAGGAGCTCATCCAGGCTGACGAGCTGCACGCCCAGCTGCTGCGCGCGAGCGCTCGTGACGTACGGGTCGTACGCGATCACCTTGGTGCCGAACGCCTGCAGGCGGGCGGTGATCAGCGCGCCGATGCGGCCGAGGCCGATGATGCCGACCGTCTTCTCGTAGAGCTCCACGCCGGTGTACTTGGACCGCTTCCACTGCCCCTGCGCGAGGGCGCTGTGCGCGGCGGGGATGTGCCGGGCGAGGCTCAGGATGTGGCCGACGGTGAGCTCAGCGGCCGAGATGATGTTGGAGGTCGGCGCGTTGACGACCATGACGCCCGCGTTGGTCGCGGTCTTGATGTCGACGTTGTCGAGCCCGACGCCCGCGCGGGCGATGACGCGCAGCTTCGGGGCGGCAGCGATGACCTCGGCGTCGACCTTGGTGGCGGAGCGCACCAGGATGGCGTCCGCGTCGGAGACGGCGGAGAGGAGGGCGGGCCGATCGGTTCCGTCGACGCTTCGGATCTCGAAGTCCGGCCCGAGGGCGTCGACGGTGGCGGGCGAAAGTTCTTCGGCGATCAGCACGACCGGCTTTGTCACGTGGCAGTTCCTTACAGGGAGGCTGGCTTGGGAGAAGATGCGCAGCAGTCGTCGGTGCGCGGGTTGCTTAACTCTAGCGGGAGCGCAACGCTGCCTTTCGCCGCGTTACGAAGCCCTGACCTCCGCAGCGGCGACCGCCTCGCGCACCGTGATCGGGTCGGTGATGTCGTACGCCGCGTCGCCGCCGCCCGGTCCGCTCGGCGCGCCCGACACCGACTCACGGGCCGAGAGATGCACCGCGTCGACGCCTGCGGCGATGAGCGCGTGGATGTCCTGCACGCGCACTCCCCCGCCCGCCATCACCTGGAGCCGGCCGCCGACCCGCTGGGCCAGCGCCCGCAGCCCGTCGACGCCGTCGACGCTGCGCGCTGCTCCGCCGGAGGTGAGGATGCGCGTCACGCCGAGATCCGCGAGCGTGTCGGCCGCCGCGAGCGGATCACGCAGGGTGTCGAAGGCCCGGTGGAAGGTCACATCGAGGCCGCCTGCCTCGGCCTCGAACCGGCTGACCGCGTCCCGGTCGATCCGGCCGGCTTCGTCCAGCGCGCCCACGACCACCCCGGCCGCGCCGGCCTCCCGCGCGAAGCGGATGTCGGCTGCGATGGTGTCCAGTTCGTCGGAGTCGTACACGAATCCGCCACCGCGTGGCCGCACGAGCACGTGGACGAAGCCCGCGCGGCCGTCCTCATTCGCCTCTTCGACCGCGGCACGGACCAGCCCCGCGGAGGGGGTCAGCCCGCCGAGTCCGAGCGCGACGCACAGCTCGACCCGGTCGGCGCCCTCCGCGAGTGCGACGCGCACCCCCGCGACATCCTGGACGGCGATCTCGACGGCGGTGCGGCGGGGCTCAGGCATGCGGCCCACGATAGCGGCATTCCCGACAGCCGGGCCGGGGCGTAGCGTCGGGAGCAGAGACAGCCGGCACGGGAGGAGGCCGTCATGCAGGCGAGTATCGGAGACCGGATCTGCATCCGGGGCACCCACGTGGAGTCCGCCGACCGCCACGGCTCGGTGATCGAGGTGCGCGGCGACGACGGAGCGCCGCCGTACCTGGTCCGGTTCGACGACGGGCACGAGACGCTGGTCTACCCGGGCACGGACGCCGTCATCGAGCACAGCGCGGCGTGAACGCCGGACGGGGCCGCACCGAATCTCGATGCGGCCCCGTCCGTGATGCCGTGGTTCAGCGCGGCTGGATCAGCGCGCGACCTCGCCGTCGACGTAGTCGTCGTCGTTGGACGCGTTCCAGGCGAAGAGCTTGCGCAGCTCGCGGCCGGTCGCCTCGATGGGGTGCTGCTCGCCCTTCTTGCGGAGCTCCAGGAACTCGGGCGCGCCGGCGTCCTGGTCGGCGATGAAGCGCTTCGCGAAGGTGCCGTCCTGGATGTCGGAGAGCACCGCCTTCATGTTCTCCTTCACGTGCGGGTCGATGACGCGCGGGCCGGAGACGTAGTCGCCGTACTCTGCGGTGTCGGAGACGCTCCAGCGCTGCTTGGCGATGCCGCCCTCCCACATCAGGTCCACGATGAGCTTGAGCTCGTGCAGGACCTCGAAGTAGGCGACCTGCGGCTGGTAGCCAGCCTCGGTCAGGGTCTCGAAGCCGTACTGGACGAGCTGCGAGACACCGCCGCAGAGCACGGCCTGCTCGCCGAACAGGTCGGTCTCGGTCTCCTCGGTGAAGGTGGTCTTGATGCCGCCGGCGCGCAGGCCGCCGATTCCCTTCGCGTAGGAGAGGACGAGCGGCCAGGCGTTGCCGGTCGCGTCCTTCTCGACGGCCACGATGACGGGGACGCCGCGGCCGGCCTCGTACTCGCGGCGCACCGTGTGGCCGGGGCCCTTGGGGGCGACCATGATCACGTCGACGCCCTCCGGCGCCTCGATGTAGCCGAAGCGGATGTTGAAGCCGTGGCCGAAGACGAGGGCGTTGCCCTCCTCGAGGTTGGCCTGGATGTCGTCCTTGTAGAGGTTCCGCTGCACCTGGTCCGGCGCGAGGATGACGACGACGTCGGCCCAGTTGGCGGCGTCGGCGGCGGAGAGGACGCGGAAGCCCGCCTCCTCGGCCTTCGGCTTGGACTTCGAGCCTTCCTTGAGGCCGATGACGACCTCGACGCCCGAGTCGCGGAGGTTCTGCGCGTGCGCGTGGCCCTGCGAGCCGTAGCCGATGACCGCGACCTTCTTGCCCTGGATGATCGAGAGGTCCGCGTCGTTGTCGTAGTAGATCTCAGCCACTGTGTGGGTTCTCCTTGTTCGTGTGGTTCGGTTCTAGTTTTTGAAGACGCGCTCGGTGATGGACTTTCCGCCGCGGCCGATCGCGAGGAGGCCCGACTGGGCCATCTCCTTGATCCCGTAGGGCTCCAGCACCTTGAGCAGCGCCTGGGTCTTGCCGCTGTCGCCGGTGACCTCGATCACGAGGGCGTCGGTGGCCACGTCGACGACGCGGGCGCGGAAGAGGTTGACCGCCTCCAGCACCTGGGAGCGGGTCGAGTTGTCGACCCGCACCTTGATGAGCAGGTGCTCGCGCTGGACCGACTGCGCCGGATCCAGCTCGACGATCTTGATGACGTTGATCAGCTTGTTGAGCTGCTTGGTGACCTGCTCCAGCGGCAGCTCCTCGACGTCCACCACGACGGTGATGCGCGAGAGGCCGTCGACCTCGCTCGTGCCCACCGCGAGCGAGTGGATGTTGAAGCCGCGCCGCGCGAACAGGCCGGCGACCCGGGTCAGCAGACCGGGCTTGTCCTCGACGAGGAGGCTCAGAACGTGTGTGCTCATGGGGGTCACTCCTCTCCGAAGGCGGGGCTGTGGTCGCGTGCGTACTGCACGTAGCTGTTGCTGACGCCCTGCGGCACCATCGGCCACACCATGGCGTCGGCGCTGACGACGAAGTCGATGACGACCGGGCGGTCGTTCGTCTCCAGGGCCAGCTTGATGGCGGCGTCCACCTCTTCTTCCTTCGTGACGCGGATGCCGAGGGCGCCGTACGCCTCGGCGAGGGTCACGAAGTCGGGCACGCGAACGGTGTCGTGGCCCGTGTTGAGGTCGGTGTTCGAGTAGCGGCCGTCGTAGAACAGCGTCTGCCACTGGCGCACCATCCCGAGCGACGAGTTGTTGATGATCGCCACCTTGATCGGGATGTTGTTGATCGTGCAGGTGGCCAGCTCCTGGTTGGTCATCTGGAAGCAGCCGTCACCGTCGATCGCCCACACGACGCGGTCGGGCTGGGCGACCTTGGCGCCCATCGCGGCCGGCACCGAGTAGCCCATCGTGCCCGCTCCGCCGGAGTTGAGCCACGAGTTGGGGCGCTCGTACTTGATGAACTGCGCCGCCCACATCTGGTGCTGGCCGACGCCGGCGGTGTAGATGCCCTCCGGCCCGGTCAGCTCGCCGATCCGCTGGATGACGTGCTGCGGCGCGAGCAGGCCGTCGCTGGTGGGCGTGTACCCGAGCGGGAACTCCTCGCGGAGGCCGTTGAGGTACGTCCACCACTCGACCAGGTCGGGTGCGGTGCTGCGGGTGGCCTCCTGGTAGGCCGCGGTCAGATCGACGATGACGTCCTTGGCATCGCCGACGATGGGGACGTCGGCGACTCGGATCTTGGAGATCTCGGCGGGGTCGACGTCGACGTGCACGATCTTCGCGTCCGGCGCGAAGAGGGAGGTGTTGCCGGTGACCCGGTCGTCGAAGCGCGCTCCGAGCGACACGATCAGGTCGGACTCCTGCAGGGCGAGCACCGCCGGCACCGTGCCGTGCATGCCGGGCATGCCGAGGTGCTGCTTGTGCGTGTCGGGGAACGCCCCGCGCGCCATCAGCGTGGTGACCACGGGGATGCCGGTCGCCTCGGCGAGCTCCAGGAGCTCCTGCGAGGCGCGCGAGCGGATGACGCCGCCGCCGACGTACAGCACCGGCTTCTTCGACTCCACCAGCAGCTGGGCGGCGGCGAGGATCTGCTTGCCGTGCGCCTTGGTGATCGGGCGGTAGCCGGGCAGGTCGATCTTGGGCGGCCAGACGAAGGGCACGGCGTTCTGCTGCGCGTCCTTGGTGATGTCCACGAGCACCGGTCCCGGTCGTCCCGTCCCGGCGATGTGGTACGCCGCGGCGATCGTGGCCGGGATGTCCTCGGCCTTCTTGACCAGGAACGAGTGCTTGGTGATCGGCATCGTGATGCCCACGATGTCGGCCTCCTGGAACGCGTCCGTGCCCATGAGGGTGGAGAACACCTGGCCGGTGATGAACACGACGGGGACGGAGTCCATGTGCGCGTCCATGATCGCGGTGACGAGGTTGGTCGCGCCGGGGCCCGAGGTCGCCATGGCGACGCCGACCTTGTTCGCGGCGACGGCGTAGCCTTCGGCCGCGTGGCCGCCGCCCTGTTCGTGCCGGACCAGGATGTGACGGATCACGGAGGAGTCCATGATCGCGTCGTAGATGGGGAGGATCGCACCGCCCGGCAGCCCGAAGACGTCGGTGACGCCGAGGAGCTCGAGGGTGCGGACGACCGACTGGGAGCCGGTCAGGAGTTCGGGCGACGCCTTGCCGGGCGCCGCGGACGGCAACACTGAACTGGGGGTTGCATCCGGCGTCATGCCTTATCGATCCCTTACGTGCGAAGCGGTTGATGAATCTGAGTGGGGCGAAGGGCTACCCCGTGACCGCGCCCTCCGCAGCGGAGCGCACGAGCTTGGAGTACTTCGCGAGAACGCCACGGGTATAGCGCGGAGGAAGAGGTGCCCAGCCTTCACGGCGGGCGGTCAGCTCTGACTCGTCGACAAGTAGGTCGAGGGAGCGAGCCGCGATATCGACCCGTATCAGATCACCATCGCGCACGAAGGCGATGGGACCTGCGTCCACCGCTTCGGGTGCTATGTGGCCGATGCACAGGCCGGTTGTGCCGCCTGAGAATCGTCCGTCCGTCAATAGTAGTACATCCTTGCCGAGGCCTGCGCCCTTGATGGCGGCGGTGATCGCCAGCATCTCGCGCATGCCGGGGCCGCCCTTCGGGCCCTCGTAGCGGATGATGACGACGTCGCCGGCGCTGATGCGTCCCTCGGTGAGGGCGTCCATCGCGGCGCGCTCGCGCTCGAAGACCCGCGCTGGGCCCTCGAACACGTCGGCGTCGAAGCCGGCCGTCTTGACGACAGCGCCCTCCGGGGCGAGCGAGCCCTTGAGGATGGTGAGGCCGCCGGTCGGGTGGATGGGGTTGTCCAGCGAGCGCATGACGTTGCCGTCCGGCGCGGGCGGGTTGATCTCCGCCAGGTTCTCCGCGACGGTCTTGCCGGTCACGGTGAGGCAGTCGCCGTGCAGCAGGCCGGCGTCGAGCAGGGCCTTCATGACGACGGGGACGC is a window from the Leifsonia shinshuensis genome containing:
- a CDS encoding YciI family protein; the protein is MSDEYVLLIREPDWDPEAMTAEEWQAGMAGHKAFQDAVVAAGERVVATGALQPITKATKITPREGGSPLITDGPFGETREVVTGFYSFTASTPEQARELAAMVPTGGWVELYPVLVLDTVR
- the serA gene encoding phosphoglycerate dehydrogenase; translation: MTKPVVLIAEELSPATVDALGPDFEIRSVDGTDRPALLSAVSDADAILVRSATKVDAEVIAAAPKLRVIARAGVGLDNVDIKTATNAGVMVVNAPTSNIISAAELTVGHILSLARHIPAAHSALAQGQWKRSKYTGVELYEKTVGIIGLGRIGALITARLQAFGTKVIAYDPYVTSARAQQLGVQLVSLDELLTDADFITIHMPKTPETTGMISDDQLAQMKPTAFVVNVARGGLIDEDALYRALSTKTIAGAGLDVFVSEPPTDSPLLELENVVVTPHLGASTDEAQEKAGVSVAKSVRLALSGELVPDAVNVAGGVIDPYVRPGIPLVEKLGQVFSGLAHSPLTSIDVEVRGELVDYDVSVLKLAALKGIFTNIVSETVSYVNAPLLAEQRGIEVRLITDSVSEEYRNLITLRGALSDGSQVSVSGTLTGTKQIEKVVEINGYDVEVPIAEHLIVMVYDDRPGIVAVYGHEFGEAKINIAGMQIARTSAGGKALSVLTVDSRVPEGLLETVRVAIHADLMQEIDITES
- a CDS encoding copper homeostasis protein CutC; its protein translation is MPEPRRTAVEIAVQDVAGVRVALAEGADRVELCVALGLGGLTPSAGLVRAAVEEANEDGRAGFVHVLVRPRGGGFVYDSDELDTIAADIRFAREAGAAGVVVGALDEAGRIDRDAVSRFEAEAGGLDVTFHRAFDTLRDPLAAADTLADLGVTRILTSGGAARSVDGVDGLRALAQRVGGRLQVMAGGGVRVQDIHALIAAGVDAVHLSARESVSGAPSGPGGGDAAYDITDPITVREAVAAAEVRAS
- a CDS encoding DUF1918 domain-containing protein; the protein is MQASIGDRICIRGTHVESADRHGSVIEVRGDDGAPPYLVRFDDGHETLVYPGTDAVIEHSAA
- the ilvC gene encoding ketol-acid reductoisomerase — protein: MAEIYYDNDADLSIIQGKKVAVIGYGSQGHAHAQNLRDSGVEVVIGLKEGSKSKPKAEEAGFRVLSAADAANWADVVVILAPDQVQRNLYKDDIQANLEEGNALVFGHGFNIRFGYIEAPEGVDVIMVAPKGPGHTVRREYEAGRGVPVIVAVEKDATGNAWPLVLSYAKGIGGLRAGGIKTTFTEETETDLFGEQAVLCGGVSQLVQYGFETLTEAGYQPQVAYFEVLHELKLIVDLMWEGGIAKQRWSVSDTAEYGDYVSGPRVIDPHVKENMKAVLSDIQDGTFAKRFIADQDAGAPEFLELRKKGEQHPIEATGRELRKLFAWNASNDDDYVDGEVAR
- the ilvN gene encoding acetolactate synthase small subunit; the protein is MSTHVLSLLVEDKPGLLTRVAGLFARRGFNIHSLAVGTSEVDGLSRITVVVDVEELPLEQVTKQLNKLINVIKIVELDPAQSVQREHLLIKVRVDNSTRSQVLEAVNLFRARVVDVATDALVIEVTGDSGKTQALLKVLEPYGIKEMAQSGLLAIGRGGKSITERVFKN
- a CDS encoding acetolactate synthase large subunit, with the protein product MTPDATPSSVLPSAAPGKASPELLTGSQSVVRTLELLGVTDVFGLPGGAILPIYDAIMDSSVIRHILVRHEQGGGHAAEGYAVAANKVGVAMATSGPGATNLVTAIMDAHMDSVPVVFITGQVFSTLMGTDAFQEADIVGITMPITKHSFLVKKAEDIPATIAAAYHIAGTGRPGPVLVDITKDAQQNAVPFVWPPKIDLPGYRPITKAHGKQILAAAQLLVESKKPVLYVGGGVIRSRASQELLELAEATGIPVVTTLMARGAFPDTHKQHLGMPGMHGTVPAVLALQESDLIVSLGARFDDRVTGNTSLFAPDAKIVHVDVDPAEISKIRVADVPIVGDAKDVIVDLTAAYQEATRSTAPDLVEWWTYLNGLREEFPLGYTPTSDGLLAPQHVIQRIGELTGPEGIYTAGVGQHQMWAAQFIKYERPNSWLNSGGAGTMGYSVPAAMGAKVAQPDRVVWAIDGDGCFQMTNQELATCTINNIPIKVAIINNSSLGMVRQWQTLFYDGRYSNTDLNTGHDTVRVPDFVTLAEAYGALGIRVTKEEEVDAAIKLALETNDRPVVIDFVVSADAMVWPMVPQGVSNSYVQYARDHSPAFGEE